GCCATCTGCCATCGTATAGCGGCCTTGTTCAAGTGCCATGTAATCAAATGACTCTTTGTTGGGATGCACTTGATCTAGATAATTCCACTCTTTAAACGCTACTTCAAATGACGTTGGGGATACATTCTGTAAACGGTTTACACCACCATGGCCACCATTAAAGGTAGGTGCTGAGGTAAATACAGCGGGGGCATAAAAGTTTGTACTACCAAAGTCATAGGTGCGCCATGTGTGATCTAAGTCGTTCACAATGGTGTTAGAAAGCAAAGTAATTTTGTTGTCTAACGCGCAAGGGTCTTGGGTATAGCAAGCAACTGAGCTGTCGATATTGGTTGCCAAATCGTTGATACGCAGTGGTAAAGTCGCCACTAAACACGTACCCCCCGTGTTTGGATTTAGCTTGTAAAGCTCAGATTGATTTTGATGACCATGATCATTTATGACTGTACGGCTAATGAGCATGTCGCCATTTTGCGCAAGGGTGGCGCCTGTTACCGCAATCAAATTATGGTCAGACAGCTTGCTCATGCTGTAGTTCTGAGGATCGCTACGATCAATTAAGTACACAGCACTCGAAGTGACCAAATATAGTTCTCCACCTTTAATCACTAAATCACCGCGATACCCACCTTCAACACCGTCAAAGTGCATTAAGGTTGTTGCATTGCCGTTTGACTTGTCAATGTTGTATAACTTGGTGTAGCTATTAGCTAACAGTTGGTCGTTTTGCGCATCATATGTCATACCAATTACAGACTTGGTAATACCGTCCACTCTGTGGTGTGTTTTGGTGTCGAAATCGTAGTACGCTAAGCGATTGTACTTAAATCGGTCACCCTGAACGGGGATCTGCGCAAGCACCTCTGCGGGTGCATCTAGTTCACTTAAATCCACCTTGTATTCAAATGGCATTGGTGAAGAGGTATAGTACATACGTTTCAGCGTTGAATCATAAGCCATCGCCGCTGAACTAAATTCTGCCATAGACAATGCTTTGGCGGTCTTGTCTTGCTCTTGCAAGCTAAATAGTACTCCTGGCGCACCACGACCAGAGTTAATAGAAAATAACTCTCCCTCACAGCTATTTGCATTGGCAAAGGTTGAAAGTGTGGCTGTAGAAATTGCATAAACCCAAAGTACAGAGTGTGGCATCTTAAGCATAATTAGAACCTTAATACGTATCCTAAATTAATAAAATGACACAAAGAAATGACACATAATTTTAAGCTATGTGGGCCTTTATCCTGAAAGGTGAGTGCATCCATTATAACTTTGTAACCTGCCGAGACTATGCCCAATTATTGCGTTTAACGCAAATCATACGGCAGTTCAACTTCTTCAACGGTCTTTACAGTAGGGTTAGCGGTTAGGTTGTACTCGTATAGGGGATAAATTGGGTAGAGAGGGAGTAGAGTGAATGGGTATAAGCTCAAAATTAAGAACTCACTCAAAAGGGTCAGGATGATTGATTAAACTCCAAATTATCAATGGACGCGCCTGATGCTTTGCGTCTTCTACTGGGAGCTTGTCTCTCAGGTGACCCTCACAACATGTTTAATGGCCTCTACAAACCCATATTTCGAACTTCTGCGCGGCTTGGGGCTTGTTGTGAGCTGAAAGTTTCCAGCTGTACATCATCACCAAACACGTTATGTAGCATTGCTTTAAAGTCTTCAGGTGACCTATCAAAGTCCAATGTAAACAGAGGTTTAAGCTGATCTCGTTCAATACCACGCTGATCAGCCATAGTAGTCAATTTTTGACCTACATCAGCAAAGCCCTGCTCATCCATACTGCCAACTACTTGGCCACCGACACGAAATACAGCCGTTTGAGGTGTCTGATCGAACATCAACTTTCTTCGATATGCTTGATCTTGCGCCAGCATCTCATTGAACTCGGTTTCTTTATGAATGGCGATTTGCTTTTGGGAGTAGGCTTGGTAAGTGCTGCCATTAAACATTTCAAAGGCCTCTGCATTTGTTGGCCCTTCACCTTGTTCAAAAAACTCGACTTTACCATTTCCAGGGTAATGTTGACTGACTAACGACTTCAATTTCTCCACATCACCTCCAGCCTGACGGAACAAGCCCTGTACTCCACTTCGACCAGCATAAGAGCCATCCCCACGTAAGTAGGCCATAACCTGACCGTCAACCTTGATCATACCAACAACGTCTTGTTGTTCTCCATGTTGTTTATAGTAGTCCGCCAAGTCTGCATGTTTGGAAGACAGTGGACGCATATCTTGATTTAACATAGCGAATTGATCTTTATCGGCTACTTTGACGTGTTCCGGCTTGATTAGGTAAGTCAAATTCACTTTGCCTTCAAGGCGAGTAGAAAAAGGCGCCTCCTGTGATGGCATATTCGGCTCTTTGTCTGCTTGTTTATGTTTAACAGACTGAGTGCGAGTGTAATAGGACTCTCCTGCACCTGCGTAATGGGTAATGTGCATAATTCAGCTCCTTTTGAGATTCTGTCTAGAGTGTTTTGACTGCGTAGTTGTTCCTTTCAACTATAAGCAGATAAAACGTATGGACTAAAAGTAGCAAATTTCGGACCATGCGTGTTTTATCGTTCCAGCAGCAATGTGGCGTTTATAAGTGCAGACTTGAAGGGGAGTTCAGTGAATGAGGCCTGCTTATCATTGACGGGCAGACTTTTGCCTGTCCGGCTTCAACCTGTTCATTTGATTGCCGCTATCCATGACCACATTAATAATTTTTGCTCGATTAAAGAACGAGAGGTATCTCGCTCTGGTTACATTATTAAACTGTTGAATAAGGAGGGGATGTGAAGAGGAGCTTGGGCAATGCGGCCCTAAACTTACCGCTTATTTCAGAGATTTAGATAACAATACACGCATATTTGGGGATTGATGGAAGCTGGTGGTGCGATGAACATTAAAGCAAGCGCCATGTTGTGGCACATGACGATTGCTTAAAGGTAAAGTTAAAGCATCGCTTTTACTTTTTCTGCAAGCGCAAGCTGTTCAACTGCTAGGTCGGGTTGAACAGGCGTCATTTGTTGATTACCGCTTGGACGGGTAAGAATAAAACGAGGTGAAATCATCTGAAGCTGACTGTGAGTTAAATGCTTAAATTGAATGCCACCACTTTGTGTGCTTCGGCCACCAGTTGGCCTACCAATCAGCTGAGCAAACTGGTGATCTTGCACAGTATTAGCAAAGACGATTGACGATGAGTAAGTACCCGTGCCAATTAGCAATGACGTTTTGCCATGATAGAAATTAGGTAAGTGTGTTTCAGGTTCGATTAAACGGGTGTTTTCGCCTTGTTCAATAGCACCAACGAGTTGGCCTGGATCTCTGTATTTTAGCAGCACTTTTGAACGGTAAGTTGAAAAGTGGCGATACGGCTTATCGGCGATGTAGCGCATAATACCTGCCATCCACATGTCATCGTTTCCGCCACCATTGCGGCTAATATCAATAATTAAATGATTAATTTGTTTCTCTTTTATCTCAGTAAATACTGAGTCCATATATTTTAAAAACTGTTTGAAGTCATCCCACGCAAACGTGTTTACCTGTAGAACCGCTGTTTTATCATGGTAAGACACATTAAATTCATCTGCAAACGACGATTTTGCCAGCGCGGTTGGAATAGCGGCTTTTGCATTGAGCGTAACATGTTCTATTTTATTGTTTTGTTGAAACGCGATTTTAAACGACGCTTGTGGACCAAACGTCATATAATACAATCGGTTAAATTGGCTTTGTAATACATTTTTGCGAAATGCGAGTGTATCACCATGGGTATTCACGAGTAATTGCTTTAACAGTGCCTCTGCATTTGTGCCATTAATAGATTGTATTTTTGCGCCTTTATATTTGCTACTTTGTTCGCCCAGATCGCGGGCTATGTATAGACCATCATCTTTGATGCTCACTTCGAAAGGGAATAGGGTTACGCCTTGGGCTACCCATTCCCTCCACTGTGAAGATGAACCATGACCCACTTTTAAATGCCCATCAGCAAGCATTGAATTAAGTGGTGCTATTTTTTGCCAAAAAGTCATTGCAGTCATTGGCGCGTTCAGCTCGGTTTTTATTTGTGAGACAGCGTCGTAGAACTTATCTACATCGTGCACACTATGTGATAAATCTGGATGAGTTTGGTGCAACCAATTGAACCATTGATCAAAATCTTCGCTGGCTTGTTTTGCCGAGAGGGTATGTTGCAAAGCTTGTGGCGTGTGACTACTTGCCAGGGTATTTGCCGAAATAATACTGATACATGAAGCAGCTGTAATTGCGCATATGATTCTTAAAGCTCTGATCATTGAGTTGTTATTCCTTTTATTCTTATTTATGTCTTGTTTGACGCACCATAATAACAAAAGGTTTAAATGTATTTGAGCTATTAGAATAATAATTTTTTAACTTTGATGATGGCTAAGTATTTAAACTAAAAACTGAGGCTCGCTATGGCCTTAGTTATGCAACCATACCTCACTGCTACGCATATTGTCTTTTGGCTCAAATAAATATGATACCCATTTTTGAATAGTCCAAGGCATCCAAAAAAAGTATTGGATTTATATCTGTTTGAGTCACATCAGCAAGTTAGTGACATTACAGAAGAATGGTTAGATATTTATAATTATGAATGGCCTCACGATGCACTAGGAGAGCAAACTCCAATGAGCTGTACTAAAACTGAGGCAGTTACATTATGTAGAGACGGCATAATTCTACTAATGAACTTTACTAAAGCTGGGGTAGTTACACATTAACACCCCAATTTCAACGCAGCTTGTAAAAGCTATGCGGTTAGTCATGTCTAAAATCCCTGAAAAAATAACAACCTCAAAGTAAAGTAACTCTATAGCTTAAGTGAATGAAGCACTTTTGAGTGGTTTGTTTATGTTTTGAAATTCACCGTGGGGAGTTGTGGTACAAATAGAAGTGGGTGTCATTTTTAACACGATTTATTAATCGAAAGTTTACAAAGCATATGCGCATTATGGTGCATCGACACAACCGCATCAAAAAGGGCTTATGGAAATCTACGTATACCAGGCTCTGTTCATGGGCGAACGGGTTTACAAGCAAGGTTTTTTGGCGGTGGTCCAAAGTACCAATTTGAAGAGCTACTGAACTATCTCAATTTGGAGTCATTAAGAGATAGCTTGAGACTAGAAAAAGAATTGAGAGTTGTTAGGTTGCCAAATGAACCTAAAAGCAATAAGCCTAAACAACAAACTCAAAGGCGTTACGGTCACAACATTAAGGATTGGTGGCTAAAATGTATAAACACCATTCAAATTCATTTTCGTAAGCAAGGCAAGGTTCCTAAAAGCAAACGTGATAAAACAGCATTCATTCTGTTTGTTGCCTTGCAACATTTAAATAAAGACTCTGCTTTTGAAAAGCTGGTAAAAATAAATGGTGAGCTGATAGGCTTTTCACTCGAAGAGTTAGACGGACTGACAAAAACGGCAAAAAGCACTTTCTACAAATACAAAAAAGAAACACTAGCTGAATACCTAGAAGACTTACTTGACTACTGTCCTGAATACTTGTTTACAAAGCCCAAAGTTAAGTTATCAAGTGATGAAATAAAGCAAAGGCAGAAAAAAGCGGCCAAAGATACTGCTATTAAGAAGAGAAATAGCTCTCGAGAGCTCGTGCGAGAAGCTTTTAATGAATTGATCAATGAAACAGGCAAAAAGCCAACTCAGAGGCAAGTTGCCGAGAGGGCTGGGTTAGGATTACGAACTGTGAAAAGGTATTGGTGTTAAATACAGGCTAAGAGCTTTCTTCATATCGGATTGAAAGTAGTCTCTGTGCTAACACTGCTAGTCTAGATTTTTTTAAGGCTAATGAATCTTGTCGACTAAGAGTGTTGAATTCTTCAGTGGGTGGATATTGAGATATTAGAGGTTCAAGATCCTTATATGATGAACCTGAGGGCCTTAGACCTACCTTTGGTATATTCAATGTAGAATAAGAATTTGTGTTGATTAGTTTTTTTATGCTAGTGATTTCGGCAAAGCAAACCTCCTGTAAAATAAGGCCAATAGTTGGGTCAGAAGAAGCAATCCATGAGAAATCGTTGATCGAGTCGTCAAAGCTATAGAATATTTCCGTTGTCGCCATGAAAAGAGCTATATCTCTTGCTACATTATTTAAACTTTTTATCTCTTCTTGAAGGCTTGCTCTATAAGCCATATCACTTTGAATCTTTTTATAAAACTCTCGACGATACAAATGCTTATTTTCCTTTACATGGAAAAAGACTAGAACGGTATGGAAAATGAAGCTAAAAATTGGCAAATGATTGTATTTAATAAGCTCTGAAAGTTCTATGACGTGCTTTTTTAGTCCGGTCTTCCTATTGTAGATATACTTTGCCACGATCAACCAATTTTGCAGTGTTTCAATATTTTGAGAAATGCCTGGTAACACATTCGTTACTAGACGTATGAAGGCTTGCCTATCTTGCCTTGGAACGCTTAAGTTAAAGTTTTGCTCAAGGGAGTCGTAGTATTCTTGTATTGCATCAATCGGTTTGCTGTGGTTCAAAAATAGTTCGGCAGCAGCAAATATGTGAGATATTTCAGCTTGCATGTGACCTGCTTGTGTAAGCAAAGGCACAATTACATCTCTATTTGAGTTTTTCCTTATATTACTGAAAATATTTGAGTCAAGAAGGATCTTGTTTTTTAGTTGGATATGCTTGTTAAATTCAAAAATGGGGTAACCATAGAACGGGGTGCCTAAATATACAGTTTTATCACTTTCAAATTGTAACAACTGTTTAAAAGGCAGACTTTCACAGAGTTTAAATTCCAATTTATTTGTCACTTCGTTACTCATCTCAGAAATATTTCCTTTGCATACATCGTAGAGTGTTATAGCTCCTACTTTATCAACAGCCCATCTAGTATGTGAAGACCCAGTTAGAGATTACTGCGTGAAGTAAAGTGCCATTAGCTGTCTTCCTATATATCCCCCCCACAGCACCAGAACCAAGCCAAAAAAAGAGAAAATAATTTTAGATAAATATGGTGCGATAAATGTGCGATATAGAGTTTGATATTGCTGATGCTTAGTGCGAAAAATAAGAAGAGAAAATAATATAAATAATTGAATAGGGTAAGGAAAAGCTGGTCGGCATAGCAGGATTTGAACCTGCGACCCCTGACACCCCATGACAGTGCGCTACCAAGCTGCGCTATATGCCGACTTGGTTGTCACTATAATGATTTTATTTTAAAAGGCAATAACTAATTGGTTTGTTTGGACATTAAATGGTCATAAAGCCGTTTTTAAATGCTGAGTGGTGTATTTTACCCTGTTAAATTGGGCCAATGAGGTGTTTTTCGCTTAGGGTTTGTCGTACTTATGAGTACGGTATCTGTGGCGTATTTTTTAAGATATAATATTATTAATATATTGATTTAACTAAATAAAAATAACTTTTTCGTATGTCAAAAAGGGGGGCGCTTTGTTAGCATAATTGCGAGGGTTGCAATGATGCGGCCTCATACCTAGTAAAACATAAGGAAAAGTAAATGTTTAAACTTGCTCTACTGTCAGCAGCCGTATTCGCTGCAAGTTCTGTAAACGCTGTTGTTTTGGTTGAAAATACAGTCAGTCATAATGATGTGCTGGTGCCAGCAACATCCAATGAGGTGGTGGTAACAGGTGTTGCCAGCAATTTACATGCAGATCCAGGTGCTGTTGCACTGAAAAAGAACCCTGACGGCTCGTTTAGCTTAAGTTATAAAGAGTGGGAGTATTTAGATGGTACGCATACCAACGAAACCATCTCGACGCTTACATTAGGGGCTGGTATCCACACTATGGCCGATGGGTCAATCTGGGAAGTGGGTGTACTTGATATGAGTACTGCGAGTCAAACGTTTGAATTTTCTCAGCAGTATGATCAAGTACCCTATTTATTTCTAAGCCCGCAATCTGATAACAGTGGTTTTGCATACGTTGCCAGAGCGAATAATGTTAACCAGATCGGTTTTGACGCTAAAATTCAATATCAAGAATTACAAACAACTGGAAATACTCGTGTTTCCCAAAAAGTTGCTTATTTGGCTGTTTACGCGCCGAGTAAAACGGGTCAGTTGGACTCAGGGCAAACTTACAACTTAAATCAAGCTAAAGTTAACGAGCAGACAATTAAGTTTGAAAACCATGAGCTGTTTTTACAAGAAGAGCAGTCAAAAGATGCTGAACTCACTCATATGCATGAAGTGATCAACATGCTAGATATCGACGGTCATTTATTTGCGCAAGATATTACGACCACTGGTGGTGATACAGTAACTATTCGTGCAAACAAAAATATTCAACCGGCGTCAGGTAGCGCAAGTTGTAAAATGATCTTAGAGAAAAACCCAGATGCATTGTCCGGCTATTATACGTTGGATCCTGACGGGGTAGGTGGTCTGGCTGAATTTACTACTTTCTGTGATATGGAAAATCAAGGTGGTGGCTGGACATTAATGGCCATTCGCTATGTGCCGGGTAAAGAGTACAGCAGTGCAAATAACTATGAGTCACATTATACCGAGACGCAAAATATCACTTCGTTTGTGGATAATTTCCATTTGACTGATCCACAGTGGTTCCATTTCAAGAATAATAGCCAAGAGATGATGCTGACTATGCGTGATGCAGGCTATTATGGCATTGCTGATATCTCTAAATTCGAAAGCGCCAACTGTGTTCCACTGCAAGACACGCTTGGCTTAAATCACGGTTTAACAGGGGAAAGCATATTCAGACTTTATTGGTTTGAAGATGGGGTTTGTGATGGTAAAGGTGGTAATTTCTCCATGCTTAACTATGCGAATATTTATGGTGGAACGTACTTTAAATCGACCAATATTGGTTCGAAAATAGTCGGTGGTACAACTTATATCTTTGTAAGATAATGAGTAAAGAGCAACCCTTTGGGTTGCTCTTTGTATTAATAGTATTGTTCTTTAATTAATGTTGTTTGAGCGCATTATGTTAATGTTTAGTGCTTATAAGTTTTATTGTTAGGTTGTTAAGCAGTGGATAAGCTTTGTTTCAAGATCATCACTTAAGTGTTCACCAATGATCTCAATACGGCTTTCAATACATTCGTCTAGTTCTATTTCTGTCGTGCCATCGGCTGTTTTGTTGTAGCCAAAAATGCCATCCATGGTGATAAACACCGCCTTTAAACGTTCCGCGTCGACGCTTGTGACAAATACTCTCAGCTTATCTCGGTCAAATACTTGCTCGGGGGAAAAACGCCAGCCCACACTGACAAAGCCTTCTCCTTCATTTTGAGCTTTTAGGAAGCCATCTTCAGGGAAAGGCTCTGCGTTAATTTCTCTTTCGGGATCGGCATCATGGTGATGGTGGTGATGACAAGGCGGTTTAGCGTTATTGATGGTTTTACCGCTGAGCCATTGAGGTTCAATTTGTCCATGTGAACAAAACTCTAATTGCTTGCTATCAAAACCTTTTTCAGTCAAAAAGAGCGCGAGGTGTGCTTTTTGTGAATCTTGGTATAAATCAAGTTTATTGCCGACCACAACATCAGCGATGGCAATTTGCTGGTTAAACGTGGCATGCTCTGTGTAGCGGGTATCTTTGAGGTTGCGTGCATCGACTAGGGTGATTACTTTTTCAAGGCTTAGTACTTGCTGGTAGTATTGATTTGACAATAATTGCAGTACTTCCAAGGGATGCCCAAGCCCTGTGGGTTCTATGAGTAAGCGATGTGGCTTGGCTTC
This genomic window from Pseudoalteromonas luteoviolacea contains:
- a CDS encoding S41 family peptidase, with amino-acid sequence MIRALRIICAITAASCISIISANTLASSHTPQALQHTLSAKQASEDFDQWFNWLHQTHPDLSHSVHDVDKFYDAVSQIKTELNAPMTAMTFWQKIAPLNSMLADGHLKVGHGSSSQWREWVAQGVTLFPFEVSIKDDGLYIARDLGEQSSKYKGAKIQSINGTNAEALLKQLLVNTHGDTLAFRKNVLQSQFNRLYYMTFGPQASFKIAFQQNNKIEHVTLNAKAAIPTALAKSSFADEFNVSYHDKTAVLQVNTFAWDDFKQFLKYMDSVFTEIKEKQINHLIIDISRNGGGNDDMWMAGIMRYIADKPYRHFSTYRSKVLLKYRDPGQLVGAIEQGENTRLIEPETHLPNFYHGKTSLLIGTGTYSSSIVFANTVQDHQFAQLIGRPTGGRSTQSGGIQFKHLTHSQLQMISPRFILTRPSGNQQMTPVQPDLAVEQLALAEKVKAML
- a CDS encoding CobW family GTP-binding protein — translated: MQSDNQPISAIPTNIITGFLGVGKTSAIKHLLAQKPEDERWAILVNEFGEIGIDGNLLNGKKDEQVYIREVPGGCMCCASGLPMQIALNQLLSEAKPHRLLIEPTGLGHPLEVLQLLSNQYYQQVLSLEKVITLVDARNLKDTRYTEHATFNQQIAIADVVVGNKLDLYQDSQKAHLALFLTEKGFDSKQLEFCSHGQIEPQWLSGKTINNAKPPCHHHHHHDADPEREINAEPFPEDGFLKAQNEGEGFVSVGWRFSPEQVFDRDKLRVFVTSVDAERLKAVFITMDGIFGYNKTADGTTEIELDECIESRIEIIGEHLSDDLETKLIHCLTT
- a CDS encoding fibrinogen-like YCDxxxxGGGW domain-containing protein translates to MFKLALLSAAVFAASSVNAVVLVENTVSHNDVLVPATSNEVVVTGVASNLHADPGAVALKKNPDGSFSLSYKEWEYLDGTHTNETISTLTLGAGIHTMADGSIWEVGVLDMSTASQTFEFSQQYDQVPYLFLSPQSDNSGFAYVARANNVNQIGFDAKIQYQELQTTGNTRVSQKVAYLAVYAPSKTGQLDSGQTYNLNQAKVNEQTIKFENHELFLQEEQSKDAELTHMHEVINMLDIDGHLFAQDITTTGGDTVTIRANKNIQPASGSASCKMILEKNPDALSGYYTLDPDGVGGLAEFTTFCDMENQGGGWTLMAIRYVPGKEYSSANNYESHYTETQNITSFVDNFHLTDPQWFHFKNNSQEMMLTMRDAGYYGIADISKFESANCVPLQDTLGLNHGLTGESIFRLYWFEDGVCDGKGGNFSMLNYANIYGGTYFKSTNIGSKIVGGTTYIFVR
- a CDS encoding integrase core domain-containing protein: MDLYLFESHQQVSDITEEWLDIYNYEWPHDALGEQTPMSCTKTEAVTLCRDGIILLMNFTKAGVVTH